In Oncorhynchus kisutch isolate 150728-3 linkage group LG5, Okis_V2, whole genome shotgun sequence, a genomic segment contains:
- the LOC109891092 gene encoding transmembrane protein 240-like, producing the protein MNALLDRFHNYILPHLRGEDHVCHCNCGRHHVHYVIPYDGDQSLVDSAENYFVSDSVTKQELDLMLGLLLGFLLSWLLLCLDGALHAALRRWRAKQHHDAFSWSWVPRFCNLGRRVHMRKLEDSSGNMVHIKQKLYHNGHPSPRHL; encoded by the exons ATGAACGCGCTACTGGACCGCTTTCACAACTATATTTTACCACATTTACGAGGGGAGGATCACGTCTGCCATTGCAACTGTGGAAG GCACCATGTACACTATGTGATCCCGTATGATGGGGACCAGTCTCTGGTGGACTCTGCAGAGAACTACTTTGTGAGTGACAGTGTGACCAAGCAGGAGCTGGACCTGATGTTGGGACTGCTACTGGGCTTCCTCCTCAGCTGGCTGCTGCTGTGCCTGGATGGGGCGCTGCACGCTGCCCTCAGACGTTGGAGGGCCAAACAGCACCATG ATGCGTTCTCCTGGTCATGGGTTCCCCGCTTCTGTAACCTGGGGAGAAGGGTGCACATGAGAAAGCTAGAGGACTCAAGTGGGAACATGGTGCACATTAAGCAGAAGCTGTACCACAACGGACACCCCAGCCCACGCCACCTCTGA